The genomic region actCTAGATATAAGCtgaattgaaatgaaaataaaaacatcacaagctacctattgttttattgaaatatatttaaaatgtgtacATTTTTACTTTCAGAATATTGCCTGTAACCATAACTAGGTACTTGAAGGTTTTAGGAAAAACTTGTAAAATaactcttttatattttatttaaattaaaagtctAATTTTGATATTATCCAATGGAAGAAGCCAAGTATAGAGAAGGACATCGTAAGCGGAACAGCAGTAGCCTTTATCCAAGCCCATAAGCTGAAACAAGAagcaattattgttattatcctcattttaggtatatattttaagcttTCGTGcaattagtacctacctatgtaataCATAGCATACATTAACATACTATTTATATGCATTTATTCGTGTCAGCGTACTTCGTTCTTTTAATCCTAGGAGCGAGGTTACACAGTAGCGAATATAGATACctattatgattttaaattatgttatctTTGGtgaaatattagtataattgCACGTGAACTTCAACAATTTGATACCTCTATCGTCATCCGAACCATATCAAAGTCATCAATAGTAAATAATCTTTCACTACAGTCaacctataaaattataactaataCGATACTTACTCATATGGATCATCTGATATATAAAACGGTTGCGTAGGCAGTAGGCCACAGTCCGCTATATATACACGCATCGTTGGACGATCATCTATATCTGTGGGCGTGTGCTCTATCACATGCACTAAATCTTGACCATCAACgaccttaaaaaataatataaggctggttgcagagcttgaccgaccatcagtgcgtaccgtaggtcctgacgatacgcatcaacaatgtgtatgaAACACTAATACGCATGACACTACGCGTGCGTATAGGTGGTGGTAgtggtctagctatgaacggttttaagcgtgtcccagacagacgcggcctgCGGTGGCGGTGGCGGTGGCGGTCAGTTGGATGACTTGAAAGTTCTAGGAACGACATAGACAGACGCGGCCTGGACGCGGTCACAGCGCGGCTTACCGCGGCCGCAAGCCCCGCCCTCTCCGCCACCGCTTCTGTGTGAATGAGCGCGCGGACATGAGGCGGTCATTACGCGATCagttgtaaatttttgcaaCAAGCCGCGTGTACCGCGTGAAATTATGCCTATAAACACTgagttgtttattcaaacagTGCAAAAGTACCcagttttgtatgatacatcACATAAAGACTTACAGCTTACTACTCTTACGTACTCTTAAGAAATAGCTCTGTATAATTGGCGCATGCTGTGTTAACCtctaattatttgttactttatcgcaagaaatatatgttatataataattatattaaagaatcattgtaaacaaatgttggttgaccaaataaataaataaatactaaaaaaaacaacagaattaaaaacaaaatatgggcaataaaagcaataaaacttCGTACGATTGGCCATTACTAACGTCCACTTGCAGGTGAGACTCGAGAGCTAATGTGCCGCTGTAGGTTAGAATGACCGCCACCGCGGCCGCGGCAGTATATTGTTATCACGGTCAAGCAAGAAGGCAACAGCAGATCGCCACCGcaggccgcgtctgtctgggacaggctttatgaatttccatacatatgacaagcgcgactgacgtacgcactgatggtcggtcaagctctgcaaccagcctgaTACATTCAAATGTAACGAATAAAATAGAAGACtctctacaatttattttactaggtatgtatttaaatgacATTTTCATTTTAGCAAAGTGGTAAACAGTAAACACACCTACGAATTTTCTTTTGAATAAGGtaactacttaatattataaagctgaagagtttgtctgtttgaacgcgctaattctcaggaactactggtccgatttgaaaaattatttcggtgttagatagcccatttatcgaggacgGCTATAgactatatgtatattatcatcatgctaagatgATAAGAgtagcggagcaatgcgggtgaaactgcggggaacagctagtaataactATGTGGATACCACATTTGAAAAGTATCTTACTTATTAGTTGATATATAATGTAACGAataatttagtcattttttatttataaaataattaactaattagATGGTATTACACCTACTTTTCCAATAACTGTATGCAAACCATCCAGCCATGGTGTGCCTTTAGTTGTTATGATGAACTGGCATCCATTCGTATTTTTAcctataatgataatattataactggcaataaataaaatatcaaaaatcttaatttacgTTGCATTATTTACATGATATTACGCAAATACAAACTCACCTTTATTAGCCATGGAAACAAATCCAGCTATTTTATGCTGGGTATCCAAATTCTCATCATCAAAAACTTCACCATAAATGCTAATTGATCCGTTTCCATCATCGGAAACAACATCACCTCctgaaaaaaaacatttagaaAAAATTACCATTTCTATCTATCGATGAGGTGTAACCAAGTTAAAAATTTGGGAGTAGGTAAGTTGTTTGTTAACTATGTCGGttacatgaaattattatttttttctccgtattttaaatttattgttccgtaattttaaataattacatgcAATTTAAAAGATTGAATTAAAAACAGTAGATACAGTAATTCAAATTTCGAAGTGCCCTTGTGAATAGCTTCAATGCAAGAAATTTCTACGGTCCCATAGCAATCTAAGCTAAGGTTTAGATACTTACCTTGAATCATAAAACGTTTAATAATGCGATTAAAACTCGTGCCCTTGTATGATTTTCCGTTAATGCCTTTTGTAGCAAGTACTTTAAAGTTTTTCACCGCTTTTGGTGCCAAGTCCCCAAACAAACCAATAACTAATCTACCTATTGGCTTCTCTTCACTTTGTACATCAAAGAATACTTGATCGGTAACTCTGAATTGTCTAGCCTGAATAAACAgttttaatcatttaaaaatatcagcataaaatatgtaggtatatacgATAAAAGTGGTTTAACTCAAATACTAATATCCGCgaagatattattatggtaCCTACATTTATGTCCGTTATCAACTGTGCAAATACAACTTGGAAGAACACAAAGTGgagattcatttttaaacacatCCACCCTCTACACTGCGTTGTAAAACAACTGCTGTTGAgtatatcttaatttaattacttagtAACAGTGAATCCCAACAAGTGTTACAAATATTCAAGAAAATGTAATTTCTGGTTTATGTTTCATCATagcattaattttattattattttcttagttttatttacaataatcaAACCCTACTGTCGGCCTTACTGTCGGCCGTTAAAAATTATCTCTCCCTTTaccaatattttatagaagtaAAACCTCTTTATATACCCTTAATTAAAGGTAAAAGGATAAACGAATGGAATAAAGGCATAGATGGAATGGATATTAGATGTAGACCTTTTGTGGGGGTGTACTACCTTTCCCGGTGCGAACTGGCCCAATTAGTGCTCAAGTTagtttattacctactttattaGTACACAGGTCAAGCATGCTTTACCACTACTCCCACAATGTCAACGACTATTTTGATGGCTTTTCGTGTTATTTGAAgtgtataataaacaattattaatgtttaacataataaattgcaTGTCTTGGAagatcattaattttaatgttgaatattataaaatcttttgCATCAAAAAACCTTGCATCCAAACAATCATTCCGAGCTGTCAAATGTCAATGTCAACCTCGATGTCAACATGGTAGGTACGGTTCTATGTCAAATGTTTTACGAAAAATCGAAAAATTGATTCGCAAAGTCcgcaaataaacaaaacacagGAATCAATAAATccgtagaaaaataattgaaataccgACAAAGAGGCaagaatttgaaaatttacacctgaattaaattatctgttttctaaaaaattattagaaatgaCTGTTAACAATACAATTGCACATCAAAGATTAATTCTTAGCGGTGATCGCGAAAGGTAtgtaatataaacttttattttgttctcTGTTATGATTTAACGGTCTACGGTTAAATATCTCAAACTAGTTATGTAGAAAGTAGTAACTGAAATATTGTAATGTCTAATGATATTGCAATCAGCGCATAACACTAACggtattaataaataggtatgtaccGCCTGGCGACTGTATCAATTTCTTTGAGATGGCGAAgctattttaaaaagaatcgcatttaaaagttttattcctgGATTACGCTCCCATATaactgtataaaaaattatgtatatcaGTACCAAATCCAATCAGCTGTTTTTGCATCAAAGAATGCCACACATTCTTACAATcttttgtgtttataatattagtagggtttttcattttatgtCAAATTTCATGGATGAATGGAAACTAATATAATGcttataatgttttaatataatctgCTGCCTATAGCACAAAGAAATCGAACTAATAAAAGTATTTGTACTGAGTTATAAATTGAGCTAATTTTTCTTCATAGATTTAAATTCAATCTCTGGTTAGTGAAAGGCttgtctatttatttttttaggtttaaGGAATTACTGAGAAAACGATTGATAGAATGTGGATGGCGAGATCAAGTAAGAATGTTATGCCGCGATGCTGTGAAGGAAAACGAAAGCAACAACATCACTTTTGATATGCTCGTCTCAAGAGTTACACCAAGGGCAAGGGCTTTAGTTCCAGATACTGTGAAAAAGGAACTGCTgcagaaaattaaaacacatttacTTACACAAAAGGATCAATAATTTATGAGCTTGTAAtttgtttaatcaataaaacCACTTATATACCAACCaacagtatattttatttataaacattttaaccaaaaaatacatattgctTAGATAATACTGCTAATAGATCATTAACCTGAACATCATGACTGTATTCACTGTCATGGCTTTACGGAACAAAACAAATGCACATTGTAGTAAATGTTAGTACATCATTGTGTCTTAATTGCAAGAATGTGCAATGAACTATGGAAAATGTCTTTTACACCTTTGTAATGCTTCAATTATATTCTAGATTAATAACTGAAAACAGCCAATTAATTTCGACACCACAAATGAAAACTACgaaaacacataatattgcAAAAGATTTTTGAGCAAGTATTATATTTgagtagatttttatttttgacacAACAAcactcatattaattatattatatttgacatTAACAGACAAGCAGTTTCagatctaataaattattataatacatgcATAGctatacaaagaaaaataaaatataggttttCACAAAGACGGTTGAACTACggattatgttattattgtaCTTGTGTAACTTTTCCTTTATGAAAACTATATGctgtacaaataaaattacaccTAAGATTCACCCGCttttatgatataattatttttaaaatcccaaccctattatgcaaataaaaatgtataggtaggtatatttttatataaatcagAAAACATAATTGCAGTCAATAAAAAaggagaaaaaaaataaaaagagttTAAATtgtagtataaataaatgcagTATGAAActgaatttcaatttaaaaataaaataatgagcAAATAGATTTCTTagtttaatatacttaaagcTTCAATTGCCTGCCAATGTTAATACATTTggataattatacatttaatgtaaatttttattatatacaaagaTATACAATTGGAATGTTTCATGGACTCGATAGAACAATACCTTTCTTAGGTATTCATATATTTCTGATCACAAACAacttaatacatataatatcaGTACTCTCTTACATAACATCTAGTAGTTATTTCCACTTAcaaatttgattattattaatctacttaaaatatactacattattaattcatttacACAATACTGCCAATTACTTATGAGCAAATACATGGTAAATGTTTATGTTAAGCTGCTATTCacgattcaattaaaatagtataccattaattttttgtatagataaaaattaacCATGTTTAATCTGAATTTCTTTTAAGTTTCACTactatatgaaataaatttgtattttatatgcatTCAAGCATTCATATTAAGCACACTCTCATTCTTAACTCatcccgtccgattagggcccttctggcctcctccactcaagcgacagctcaagccgaggttcgtggtccccgtcaaggggggacgcccttgtgcatgtcgctaccagggtgaaccttcagttcacccccgcgtccgcgttaaaatgtagaagcccttctggctaacattgagaaacaccacacaaaaaaaaaaaaaaaaaaaaaatcttaactcatatgtttattatttttattgaattgtgCAATCAATGAATAGTTTTTTGTCTTTCTCTTACTATTATCTACCTATTGACATAATATTCAGAAGACTCGGGATTCTTATATATAGACGAACTAAACtctgatatttaaaaaaatgtgttgtgattttaataaaccaatgtaaaatttgtagcAACCACGAATTTGAATCTAAACATAAGATTATTCTAGCTACAATAAATTGTGCAAACTGCAAAGCTGCAGTGGGCAATCATAAAAAGTATAAGAGATTctcaaacttaaaaataaataaaaaatatcgctaaattatacctacaatGAAAATTTGAAGTATACATAAGGCATGCAGATTAAGACTAATATATATGTGTAGCAATAACAAgccataacataatatttatgttatccAACATGGCATAATAAAATTTCGAAATAAACAACACAACAGTATTCGCTACTATTGGCTATTCACAACCCGCGTAAACTCACGCTCAGTTTGATTCCTTTGGCTCTGTGTATTGGATCTGTTATGGTactttactataatattgtttttcttcAATTAATTCGACGTtccaattttatatttccacTATCGACGCCAtcgtcaataataataataataatatattttgtaaaacagATTACATCAACACGATTTAAACAATACCGCTACTACAATTACGCTACACTTAAATATTACCATAATATATAATGAGCAGCTCTAATTCCAgtcatatacataatatataaaagatcTCAAATAATTCgctaataaaaatcaataaaatttttcatttgttccaaatatacaaaaaatacgacgtaaataattattataaagtcgTTTAGCGTAGCTGCATTTAACGAATGCTGTTTCGAATTTATAGCACACGTTTTactaaatataacatttttttctataaataatacactgaatcaaaaaatttaaaatgtagcTGCAATAATTTGTTGGTGTGCTTTATGATAAGATATGGCGATCGTTTTGGTAACAATGTGTGTATGGCGTTTGGTGTTGTTAGGAGAGCGGGCGTCGCGGGCGCGGGCGCAGTGCGGGCGCGCGCGTCACCAGCACCAGCGCCGACGCGAGCGCCATGCGTACTGGCGCGCGGGACCCGCCTGGCAATCTAGGGGATTTgtgtatgattttaaaagttttcatATTTGATATGTGTcaatattgagaaaaatacCCAGGATGCCGTGCATGGTTGgcgttattaaaataattgtactcGCAAACCAAAGTAGATATGAATAGTGGAGCGTAAAACGTGTCCTTATTGGAAtcggttaaaaaaaagaaataatgaaaCTTTTATCATTAAATAGATACATAACACCCTAAAATATTGCTGCATATAGGAAGATTCATTCGCCTACCAATTTATTGTTGACTAATCGGTTCccaacaaacattttttttaatgtattttttttattatcgtATCTCACAATCTCCATTTATCGTAAATATGAGTAACACTACATACCTGACGAGCACGGAGGTGACGGCAGCGCGTCCGTCGGCGGTGGGCTCGATGGCGACGGGCTGCACGTCGGCGCGgcgccgcccgccgcccgcCACCAGCACCACCACGCCCGCGAACGGACGCTTGGCCATGTGCAGCATCTGGTTacgagaaataaataattcactgCTTAACTACCCactaggtattttatttcatttttgcaggatatattatgtttcttctaatctaataaatacataaatggaaaatctttcaaaaatagtaaataacgtagttttttgttattatacgGGATGAATTTACGTAATAAAAAAGGCaacacttattttttttattaattgatataataaatttttttttgtacattgtatttttaaacaaataatttaataacaaaacaattaaaatacaagTATTGAAGGTATGTATACAATTTTTCAAGAtctgaataataataagtacaaACCTCCACTACGTGCCGCCTTCTCGCTCTCCGAACGTCTGCTGCTTGTTTCGCTTTCCACGCCACTACGCAGGCCGCCAGAAACAAAAAGAAACACGAGAAGAAAACTGAGAAGAACACGAACAAATCAATGTGCAATTGATCTTGTCTAAAGAATACAATTCCAAAGCTCGCTGCGCCCTCTTCGGTGTTTCTCGCTCGGACTATGATATAGAATTTAGTGTGGGTCAAGTCGTGGATGTTCTGCGGCAAAGTCAGTACGAGGCGATTGCGGAGATTCCTGACACGCAATAGTACATTTCTCTTGTCTACTGTCACGTACGTCGCTAAATCTTTAGCAGTGTAATCTGCGAGGGCATACTCTATCTTATCGTAATACCACGATACTTTAGACTTTTTGGGAACGTGATCATCGAAAGACGGCATCTTGCGGAATAGATCGTGTTTATAGTAACTGGAGTCCAACTCAACGGCGTGTGCACCAGTTGAAGAGTTAACAGATACTACAAAGGAGCTATCATTGGGACTCATGTACAAATCAACGGCCCCTTGCGTTACATCCACAATTACACGTATATCTACGTTCATGTATCGGGGATTAACTGCAACAAACACTGTTTGTCCCGGGTATAGGGGGCGCGGTTTGATTTTGCATTCAtctgaaaagaaaattattttcatatgaaactaataaataacttaaatatactttataatataagacgTGTCTTTTCTTTTGATATTAACTCGCAtaagcaaaaaacatttcatttcaaCTAACCGATTGACTTGCCATCAAAGCAGATCTTGTTCTCAATATTGATTGTCTTATAACACTGGTGGCCATTCCTGGGGTCGCCCATATAAAGATCCTTGCACTTGACACATTGATAACGCCAGCATTCCTGAGCAGAGTTCTTGCTAGAGGAAGTGGTTTGGCACGAGACATCACTCTCTGTGTTGTTGCCACAATTACATTTCTCTCCTGTTACCGGGTCGCACGTATCGCCGTGGCCGTGACATTCACATctgtaacaattattaataagtatgaACGTGATTCGAAAAACATAC from Colias croceus chromosome 3, ilColCroc2.1 harbors:
- the LOC123706257 gene encoding peptidyl-prolyl cis-trans isomerase, rhodopsin-specific isozyme-like, with the translated sequence MCLKMNLHFVFFQVVFAQLITDINARQFRVTDQVFFDVQSEEKPIGRLVIGLFGDLAPKAVKNFKVLATKGINGKSYKGTSFNRIIKRFMIQGGDVVSDDGNGSISIYGEVFDDENLDTQHKIAGFVSMANKGKNTNGCQFIITTKGTPWLDGLHTVIGKVVDGQDLVHVIEHTPTDIDDRPTMRVYIADCGLLPTQPFYISDDPYDLWAWIKATAVPLTMSFSILGFFHWIISKLDF
- the LOC123706258 gene encoding enhancer of yellow 2 transcription factor-like; the protein is MTVNNTIAHQRLILSGDRERFKELLRKRLIECGWRDQVRMLCRDAVKENESNNITFDMLVSRVTPRARALVPDTVKKELLQKIKTHLLTQKDQ